A DNA window from Mya arenaria isolate MELC-2E11 chromosome 17, ASM2691426v1 contains the following coding sequences:
- the LOC128223436 gene encoding 17-beta-hydroxysteroid dehydrogenase 14-like encodes MPHLHKTRGNVVNISSINGIISNPRLSMYSATKQMGRVGEPREIGLACMFLATDATFSTGMDLVCSGGAELGYGVKLD; translated from the exons ATGCCACATCTGCACAAGACGCGAGGAAACGTGGTCAACATTTCCAGCATCAACGGAATTATCTCCAACCCAAGACTGAGCATGTACTCCGCCACCAAG CAAATGGGCCGAGTTGGTGAGCCTAGAGAAATAGGACTGGCCTGTATGTTTCTCGCGACAGATGCCACGTTTAGCACGGGCATGGACCTCGTCTGTTCCGGTGGAGCTGAGCTCGGGTATGGGGTCAAATTGGACTGA